Within Populus trichocarpa isolate Nisqually-1 chromosome 6, P.trichocarpa_v4.1, whole genome shotgun sequence, the genomic segment TATAATTCAAGATTCTTGAGACAACACTTCAAGGCTCGCCGCGCTCACGCTCATGCCAGCAAATAAGCATGGCTATGCAACGCCTGACGATATAGAATTTGCCCCTCTGCTTCTTCACCAAATGGCTGCACTTCTGCCCAAACGATCTGCAGGGTTCACAACCATGCAGCTGAGTCTCACTCTTTTCCTTGCCTGCCATGAACTATAATGCAAGTTAGCCACTTGAGCTAAGAGTGTGACTATACtacaagaagaaggaaatgaaaTATAAAGGGCAGAGATGGGAGGTTGTTGTATTTA encodes:
- the LOC18100168 gene encoding small polypeptide DEVIL 16, encoding MAGKEKSETQLHGCEPCRSFGQKCSHLVKKQRGKFYIVRRCIAMLICWHERERGEP